Proteins encoded within one genomic window of Camelina sativa cultivar DH55 chromosome 19, Cs, whole genome shotgun sequence:
- the LOC104767569 gene encoding gibberellin 2-beta-dioxygenase 4-like, with the protein MAKESQKIVAVDQDIPVIDMSLERSRVSMQIVKACETIGFFKVVNHAVDPDVTSRMEQESINFFAKPVLEKKSVFGYGLKDIGLKGDIGEVEYLLLHTKPLVLSQLSFGNDSTNSAVTCYVEAVKQLACEILDLTAEGLGLPPHTFSKLIRAVDSDSVLRLNHYPSSDQFLSGAKLSDMSVSLPRVGFGEHTDPQILTVLRSNEVGGLQVAFPDGRWVSVSPDPSAFCVNVGDLLQVMTNGRFISVRHRAVTTEDASRLSMAYFAGPSVHAKIGPLPAIITAADQPRLYRTFTWADYKKFAYSLRLGDNRLDIFRSCVDDEHDEIGS; encoded by the exons ATGGCGAAGGAGTCCCAGAAAATCGTGGCCGTAGATCAAGACATACCCGTGATAGACATGTCCTTAGAGAGGTCACGAGTGTCCATGCAGATAGTCAAAGCTTGCGAGACCATTGGCTTCTTCAAAGTTGTCAACCACGCCGTTGACCCGGACGTTACCTCCCGGATGGAGCAAGAGTCCATAAACTTCTTCGCTAAACCGGTTCTTGAGAAGAAATCGGTCTTCGGTTATGGACTGAAGGACATTGGGCTCAAGGGTGATATTGGAGAGGTCGAGTATTTGCTCCTTCACACTAAGCCTCTCGTACTTTCTCAGTTATCCTTTGGTAACGATTCTACCAA CTCGGCAGTGACTTGTTACGTTGAAGCAGTTAAGCAGTTGGCGTGTGAGATCTTAGATCTCACGGCTGAAGGACTAGGGCTCCCACCTCATACCTTCAGCAAGCTAATCAGAGCCGTTGATAGCGACTCAGTTCTTAGGCTTAATCACTACCCATCGTCCGATCAATTCCTCAGTGGAGCCAAGCTCTCTGATATGTCCGTGTCATTACCGAGAGTTGGGTTCGGGGAGCACACAGACCCTCAGATCTTGACAGTTCTTAGATCCAACGAAGTAGGGGGCCTCCAGGTGGCATTTCCTGACGGTAGGTGGGTCTCTGTCTCCCCTGACCCTTCAGCCTTTTGCGTAAACGTAGGCGACCTTTTGCAG GTAATGACTAACGGGAGATTCATAAGCGTACGACACAGAGCGGTGACTACCGAAGATGCAAGCAGGCTATCAATGGCGTACTTTGCCGGTCCGTCCGTCCATGCAAAGATAGGCCCTCTTCCGGCAATCATCACGGCGGCAGATCAGCCACGGCTTTACCGGACGTTCACATGGGCCGACTACAAGAAATTTGCTTACTCGTTACGCCTTGGAGACAACCGTCTTGACATTTTCCGCTCATGTGTCGATGATGAGCACGATGAAATTGGGTCTTAA
- the LOC104767570 gene encoding E3 ubiquitin-protein ligase UPL6-like, giving the protein MFFPGDPSTRKRVDLGGRSTKERDTRKLLEQTRMERNRRLLQKQQNSAALKIQKFFRGRRSMAIERAKVRHDFCETYGNNCQNVDRHCFEPSSSFLRQLLFFIKAQNSGDFVILVETCRLMNNFVHSTGDIVGLFSGLDYSAEHNLVDFRVKKLALTCIEAIHQNRNLLRDQLLVTPEEASISTAILMEAMALLLDPKLPWVCKIISYLQKRNIFKLVREMVTTAKESPSGQTMTGSILSLERILILILPHIGREPCCCPDVDPRWSFSSMILTIPFIWQLFPNLKVVFASPSLSQHYIHQMAFCIQKGTCVLPSETSLEFPGYACLLGNTLDTANVVLSLPECSLDLAIDIASVATFLLETLPPVKSSEKESSQSSPDEDDMLIDAVPEVVLNRDLEQQITNAIDSRFLLQLTNVLFHQSGLTLSLMIRHMLMIVDNEEFYEREKPLSLQDIRLLIIILKQALWQLLWVSPLAQPNTGKSVSNDLSNKNPVELIQNRVGVVVSELLSQLQDWNNRQQFTSSSDFQADTVNEYFISQAIIEGTRANYILMQAPFLIPFTSRVKIFTTQLATARQSHGSQGIFSRNRFRIRRDHILEDAYNQMSQLSEDDLRGSIRVTFVNELGVEEAGIDGGGIFKDFMEKITRAAFDVQYGLFKETSDHMLYPNPGSGMIHEQHLQFFHFLGSLLAKAMFEGILVDIPFATFFLSKLKQKYNYLNDLPSLDPELYRHLIFLKRFKGDISELELYFVILNNEYGERTEEELLPGGNDMRVTNENVITFIHLVSNHRLNYQIRQQSSHFLRGFQQLIPKEWIDMFNEHELQVLISGSVDSLDIDDLRNNTNYAGGYHAGHYVIDMFWEVMKSFSTENQKKFLKFVTGCSRGPLLGFKYLEPAFCIQRAAGSASNESVDRLPTAATCMNLLKLPPYQSKELLETKLMYAISAEAGFDLS; this is encoded by the exons ATGTTTTTCCCCGGCGATCCTTCGACTCGGAAGCGAGTTGATTTAGGTGGCCGTAGCACCAAGGAGAGAGATACTCGGAAGCTTCTCGAGCAGACTAGAATGGAGCGTAATCGTCGGTTGTTACAGAAGCAGCAGAACTCTGCTGCCCTCAAAATTCAG AAATTCTTTCGAGGTAGAAGATCAATGGCCATCGAGCGCGCTAAGGTGCGGCATGATTTCTGCGAAACCTATGGGAATAATTGCCAGAATGTCGATAG ACATTGCTTTGAGCCAAGTTCAAGTTTCCTCCGTCAGCTTCTATTTTTTATCAAGGCACAAAACTCGGGAGATTTTGTGATACTTGTGGAGACTTGTCGGCTTATGAACAATTTCGTTCACAGCACTG GTGACATTGTCGGCCTTTTTTCTGGATTGGACTATTCCGCTGAGCATAATTTGGTGGACTTTAGAGTAAAGAAACTTGCATTGACCTGCATCGAGGCTATACACCAGaatag GAACCTTTTAAGGGATCAGCTCTTAGTTACTCCTGAAGAAGCTAGCATTTCAACAGCTATCTTGATGGAGGCAATGGCGTTGTTGCTAGATCCTAAGCTGCCTTGGGTTTGCAAAATAATTAGCTATCTccaaaagagaaacatattCAAACTGGTCCGAGAAATGGTCACTACGGCTAAG GAAAGCCCAAGTGGTCAGACTATGACCGGCAGCATCCTTTCACTAGAAAGAATATTGATACTGATACTACCACATATTGGCCGTGAGCCATGTTGCTGCCCTGATGTTGATCCACGTTGGAGTTTCTCATCTATGATCCTTACAATACCTTTCATATGGCAGCTCTTCCCAAACTTGAAAGTG GTCTTTGCCAGCCCAAGTCTAAGTCAACACTACATTCACCAGATGGCTTTCTGTATTCAAAAGGGTACTTGTGTTCTCCCAAGTGAAACAAGCCTGGAATTCCCTGGTTATGCTTGCCTGCTTGGTAATACGTTGGACACCGCAAATGTGGTGTTGTCACTACCTGAATGTTCATTGGACTTG GCAATTGACATTGCATCAGTTGCAACTTTCTTATTGGAGACGCTTCCTCCTGTGAAATCATCAGAAAAAGAAAGCAGTCAGA GTTCCCCTGATGAGGATGATATGTTGATTGACGCTGTACCAGAAGTAGTCTTGAATAGGGATCTGGAGCAGCAGATAACCAATGCTATAGACTCACGTTTTCTTCTGCAGTTA ACAAATGTTTTGTTCCATCAA AGTGGTTTAACATTGTCGTTGATGATCAGGCATATGCTAATGATAGTTGACAATGAAGAGTTCTATGAACGAGAGAAGCCATTATCGCTACAAGATATCAGGTTGCTGATCATTATTCTTAAGCAG gcTTTATGGCAGTTACTATGGGTAAGTCCACTTGCGCAACCTAACACTGGGAAATCTGTCTCCAACGACCTCTCGAATAAGAACCCTGTTGAGTTGATTCAGAACAGGGTTGGGGTTGTTGTCTCTGAGTTGCTTTCACAG TTGCAAGATTGGAACAACCGGCAACAATTCACTTCCTCGAGTGACTTCCAAGCTGACACTGTGAATGAATATTTCATCTCTCAG GCCATAATTGAAGGTACGAGAGCCAACTACATACTGATGCAAGCTCCTTTCTTGATTCCGTTTACAAGCAGAGTCAAAATATTCACA ACACAATTAGCAACAGCAAGGCAGAGTCATGGATCTCAAGGAATTTTTTCTCGAAATCGGTTCAGAATACGAAGAGATCATATCTTGGAAGATGCTTACAATCAAATGAGTCAATTGTCAGAGGATGATCTTCGGGGGTCG ATTCGTGTGACATTTGTCAATGAACTCGGAGTTGAGGAAGCTGGTATTGATGGTGGTGGCATTTTCAAAGACTTCATGGAAAAAATTACCCGAGCAGCTTTTGATGTGCAATACGGGTTGTTTAAG GAGACCTCTGATCACATGCTATATCCTAATCCTGGATCAGGAATGATACATGAACAGCACCTCCAGTTCTTTCATTTTCTCGGCAGTCTTCTCGCAAAA GCTATGTTTGAAGGGATTCTAGTTGATATACCATTTGCAACGTTTTTCCTCAGCAAATTGAAACAAAA GTACAACTATTTGAACGATTTGCCTTCTCTGGATCCTGAGTTGTATAGGCACCTTATATTCCTGAAG CGTTTTAAGGGTGATATCTCAGAGTTGGAGCTTTACtttgttattttgaataatGAATATGGAGAGAGGACAGAGGAAGAGTTACTTCCAGGGGGGAATGACATGCGAGTGACAAATGAGAATGTTATAACTTTCATTCATCTGGTTTCCAATCATCGGTTAAATTATCAG ATACGCCAGCAGAGTTCTCATTTCCTGAGGGGGTTTCAGCAACTCATTCCAAAAGAATGGATCGACATGTTCAATGAACATGAACTTCAG GTTCTCATATCTGGTTCAGTTGATAGTTTGGATATTGACGACTTGCGAAACAACACTAATTATGCTGGAGGCTACCACGCG GGACATTATGTGATCGATATGTTCTGGGAAGTTATGAAAAGCTTCTCAACTGAAAACCAGAAGAAGTTCTTAAA GTTTGTGACGGGCTGTTCACGAGGGCCACTGCTCGGTTTCAAATACTTGGAACCTGCATTCTGCATACAAAG GGCTGCTGGTAGTGCGAGTAACGAATCAGTTGATAGACTACCGACAGCAGCCACTTGTATGAACCTTCTGAAGCTTCCGCCTTATCAAAG CAAAGAGCTACTAGAGACCAAGTTGATGTACGCCATAAGCGCAGAAGCGGGTTTTGATCTGAGCTGA
- the LOC104765566 gene encoding stress-response A/B barrel domain-containing protein HS1-like, with protein sequence MEEANKEGTVKHVLLAKFKDGVSPEKIEELIKGYANLVNLIEPMKAFHWGEDVSIENLHQGYTHIFESTFESKEAVAEYVAHPVHVEFATMFLGSLDKVLVIDYKPTSVSL encoded by the exons ATGGAGGAAGCTAATAAGGAGGGAACTGTGAAGCACGTACTGCTTGCTAAATTCAAAGATGGGGTAAGCCCTGAGAAAATAGAAGAACTCATCAAAGGTTACGCCAACCTCGTCAATCTCATCGAACCTATGAAAGCTTTCCACTG GGGAGAAGATGTGAGCATTGAGAATCTCCACCAAGGTTACACTCACATTTTTGAATCCACATTTGAGAGCAAAGAAGCTGTAGCAGAGTACGTTGCTCATCCCGTTCACGTTGAATTCGCCACAATGTTCCTAGGCAGCTTGGATAAAGTTTTGGTTATAGACTACAAACCTACCTCTGTGTCTCTCTAA
- the LOC104765565 gene encoding pectinesterase inhibitor 2-like gives MGFSKSKRMAFPCVSILPLLLLLLITPFSSSLSTSERVTFQLLNQLCSTPTIRKHFCITWLTDDPMTFRSDVNGLLSLVFQKTLSFGYKNQRMMLGLARTTSDPTLKIPYNSCLNYYDLATKSIDEAIEFSISKEYELASQVAARAFLSVTSCEAILEGRKNVPSYVPLRNMRFKRMLHIGRVFSDVLRS, from the coding sequence ATGGGATTCTCCAAATCCAAGAGAATGGCTTTTCCTTGCGTCTcaattcttcctcttctccttcttttattaatcactcctttctcttcatctttgtcTACGAGTGAAAGAGTCACATTTCAATTACTCAACCAACTCTGCTCAACACCGACAATTCGCAAGCACTTCTGCATCACTTGGCTTACCGATGATCCAATGACGTTCCGCAGCGACGTGAACGGTCTTCTCAGTTTGGTCTTTCAAAAGACGCTATCGTTTGGCTATAAGAACCAACGAATGATGTTAGGCTTAGCAAGAACCACGAGTGATCCGACGCTCAAGATACCCTATAATTCTTGCTTAAATTATTATGACTTGGCCACTAAATCGATCGACGAAGCTATAGAGTTTTCTATCTCCAAGGAGTATGAATTAGCATCTCAGGTGGCTGCGAGAGCATTTCTTAGTGTAACTTCGTGTGAAGCTATTCTTGAAGGACGTAAAAATGTGCCGTCTTATGTTCCATTACGCAATATGCGGTTTAAAAGAATGTTACACATTGGTAGAGTTTTCTCTGACGTTTTGAGGTCCTGA
- the LOC104765567 gene encoding pectinesterase inhibitor 2-like yields MATYLMNRVFVSSLMFFVIMIGSLNAQVADIKAICGKAKNQSFCSSYMKSNPKTSGADLPTLAKITFGSAQTSASEAFNRIPSLAKTATNPTFKKAYTSCVQHYKSAISSLNDAKKSLASGDGAGLNIKVSAAMEGPTTCQEDMANFKVDPSAIKNSGDFQNICGIDLVISNMM; encoded by the coding sequence atgGCAACATACCTGATGAACAGAGTTTTTGTGTCTTCTCTGAtgttttttgtaattatgatTGGTTCCTTGAACGCACAAGTGGCAGACATAAAAGCAATCTGCGGTAAAGCGAAAAACCAATCCTTCTGTTCTAGCTACATGAAATCCAACCCGAAGACATCAGGTGCTGATCTTCCAACACTTGCAAAAATCACATTTGGTTCTGCACAAACAAGTGCATCAGAAGCTTTCAATAGAATCCCATCTCTAGCCAAGACAGCAACCAACCCAACTTTCAAGAAAGCATACACCTCGTGCGTACAGCATTATAAGAGTGCAATCAGCAGTCTCAATGATGCTAAGAAGAGCCTGGCGTCAGGGGATGGTGCAGGGTTGAACATTAAGGTATCAGCAGCTATGGAAGGACCTACAACATGCCAAGAAGACATGGCAAATTTCAAAGTTGACCCTTCAGCTATAAAGAACAGTGgtgattttcaaaatatatgtgGTATTGATCTTGTCATCTCGAACATGATGTGA
- the LOC104767573 gene encoding uncharacterized protein LOC104767573, protein MAFPCVKRIVLSVLPLLLLLSVSPVSSSLSPSDKVTKDLLYQLCSQPAIFNHFCIIWLTNDPTTFTLNFYGLLGLVIQKTQLYGYKNLAMMKSLVRTTTDPMLKIPYGSCVTYYESAIKSMEEAIKFAILKKYELTSHAAGKAFSSINACEAELAGRNTVPSDVPLRNLQFKRMCNIVRVFSDVLTAKNY, encoded by the exons ATGGCTTTTCCTTGCGTTAAAAGAATCGTACTTTCAGTTctccctcttctccttcttttatcAGTTAGTCCTGTATCTTCATCTTTGTCTCCGAGTGACAAAG TCACAAAAGACTTACTCTACCAACTCTGCTCACAACCAGCAATTTTTAACCACTTCTGCATCATTTGGCTTACCAATGATCCAACAACGTTCACCCTCAACTTTTATGGTCTTCTCGGTTTGGTCATCCAAAAGACGCAATTGTATGGCTATAAGAACCTAGCGATGATGAAAAGCTTAGTAAGAACCACGACTGATCCGATGCTCAAGATACCGTATGGGTCGTGCGTAACATATTATGAGTCAGCCATTAAATCGATGGAGGAAGCTATAAAGTTTGCTATCTTGAAGAAGTACGAGTTAACATCTCATGCGGCTGGGAAAGCCTTTTCTAGTATAAATGCGTGTGAAGCTGAACTTGCAGGACGTAATACTGTGCCGTCTGATGTTCCATTACGTAATCTCCAGTTTAAAAGAATGTGTAACATTGTTAGAGTTTTCTCTGACGTTTTGACGGCAAAAAATTATTAA
- the LOC104765568 gene encoding pectinesterase inhibitor 2-like, whose translation MATYLMNRVFVSSLMFFVIMIGSLNAQVADIKAICGKAKNQSFCSSYMKSNPKTSGADLPTLAKITFGSAQTSASEAFNRIQSLAKTATNPSFKKAYTSCVQHYKSAISSLNDAKKSLASGDSAGLNIKVSAAMEGPTTCQEDMANFKVDPSSAIKNSGDFQNICGIVLVISNMM comes from the coding sequence atgGCAACATACCTGATGAACAGAGTTTTTGTGTCTTCTCTGAtgttttttgtaattatgatTGGTTCCTTGAACGCACAAGTGGCAGACATAAAAGCAATCTGCGGTAAAGCGAAAAACCAATCCTTCTGTTCTAGCTACATGAAATCCAACCCGAAGACATCAGGTGCTGATCTTCCAACACTTGCAAAAATCACATTTGGTTCTGCACAAACAAGTGCATCAGAAGCTTTCAATAGAATCCAATCTCTAGCCAAGACAGCAACCAACCCAAGTTTCAAGAAAGCATACACCTCGTGCGTACAGCATTATAAGAGTGCAATCAGCAGTCTCAATGATGCTAAGAAGAGCCTTGCGTCAGGGGATAGTGCAGGGTTGAACATTAAGGTATCAGCAGCTATGGAAGGACCTACAACATGTCAAGAAGACATGGCAAATTTCAAAGTTGACCCTTCTTCAGCTATAAAGAACAGTGgtgattttcaaaatatatgtgGTATTGTTCTTGTCATCTCGAACATGATGTGA